The following are encoded together in the Streptomyces sp. NBC_00358 genome:
- a CDS encoding DUF4350 domain-containing protein — MTEAALASAPASTSTSPTARRLWTRSRGIVLAFVVLLAAALVIAAVRSDARHGLLDPRSADPSGSRAVAELLAEQGVSTRVVTTLDRARASAGSDTTLLIAAPDLLTERQQTLLRTATERSDGRTVLISPGPPSVGTLVPGVTADPAVSFDSTLSPDCALPAARRAGSADTGGIRYTTGDPGTDACYPSEGLPTLLRVPAPSGGGDTVVLGAPDILYNDHLDEQGNASLALQLLGSRAHLVWYLPSLSDDSATDTGTQSFLDLLPSGWLWGTLQLFIAAVLAALWRARRMGPLVPERLPVAIRASETTEGRARLYRKVNARDRAAAALRSTTRTRLAPLVGVSPAQAHAPEALLPALSARLDGDGQALLPLLFGPPPRDDAALVSLSDQLDALEREVRIS; from the coding sequence ATGACCGAGGCCGCCCTCGCGTCCGCCCCCGCCTCCACCTCCACTTCGCCCACCGCCCGCCGGCTGTGGACCCGCTCGCGCGGAATCGTCCTCGCGTTCGTCGTCCTGCTGGCGGCCGCCCTCGTGATAGCCGCGGTCCGCTCGGACGCCCGCCACGGCCTCCTCGACCCACGCTCCGCCGACCCCTCCGGCAGTCGAGCCGTCGCCGAACTCCTCGCAGAGCAGGGGGTCTCCACGCGTGTGGTCACCACCCTCGACAGGGCCCGCGCCTCGGCAGGATCCGACACCACCCTGCTGATCGCCGCCCCCGACCTGCTGACCGAGCGTCAGCAGACGCTCCTGCGCACGGCGACGGAACGATCCGACGGCCGTACGGTCCTGATCTCCCCCGGACCGCCCTCCGTCGGCACCCTCGTCCCAGGAGTCACCGCCGACCCCGCGGTCAGCTTCGATTCGACGCTCTCCCCAGACTGCGCCCTTCCCGCCGCCCGGCGAGCGGGCAGCGCGGACACGGGCGGCATCCGCTACACCACCGGCGACCCGGGCACCGACGCCTGCTACCCCAGCGAGGGCCTGCCCACGCTCCTGCGCGTACCGGCACCCTCCGGGGGCGGCGACACCGTCGTGCTCGGCGCCCCCGACATCCTCTACAACGACCACCTCGACGAGCAGGGCAACGCCTCGCTCGCTCTCCAACTCCTCGGCTCCCGCGCCCATCTGGTCTGGTATCTCCCCTCGCTCTCCGACGACTCGGCCACCGACACGGGCACCCAGAGCTTCCTCGACCTGCTCCCCTCCGGCTGGCTCTGGGGCACACTGCAGCTCTTCATCGCGGCGGTCCTGGCCGCGCTCTGGCGGGCACGCCGCATGGGCCCCCTCGTACCCGAACGGCTTCCCGTCGCGATCCGCGCCTCCGAGACCACCGAAGGCCGCGCCCGGCTCTACCGCAAGGTCAACGCCCGCGACCGCGCTGCCGCCGCTCTGCGCTCCACCACCCGCACGCGCCTCGCCCCCCTCGTCGGTGTGTCCCCGGCCCAGGCGCACGCGCCCGAAGCCCTGCTCCCCGCCCTGTCAGCCCGCCTCGACGGCGACGGGCAGGCCCTGCTCCCGCTCCTGTTCGGGCCGCCACCCCGCGACGACGCGGCCCTCGTCTCCCTCTCCGACCAACTCGACGCCCTCGAAAGAGAGGTACGCATTTCATGA
- a CDS encoding AAA family ATPase gives MDPTTDNAGYAGYSGAADTARSSLEALRTEIAKAVVGQDPAVTGLVVALLCRGHVLLEGVPGVAKTLLVRALASALELDTKRVQFTPDLMPSDITGSLVYDARTAEFSFQPGPVFTNLLLADEINRTPPKTQASLLEAMEERQVTVDGTPRPLPEPFLVAATQNPVEYEGTYPLPEAQLDRFLLKLTIPLPSRQDEIDVLTRHADGFNPRDLRAAGLRPVAGPADLEAARTAVAKTAVSPEITGYVVDLCRATRESPSLTLGVSPRGATALLATARAWAWLTGRDYVIPDDVKALALPTLRHRVQLRPEAEMEGVTADSVINAILAHVPVPR, from the coding sequence ATGGACCCGACCACTGACAACGCCGGATACGCCGGGTACTCCGGGGCTGCGGACACCGCCCGCTCCTCCCTGGAAGCCCTGCGCACCGAGATCGCCAAAGCCGTGGTCGGCCAGGACCCCGCTGTGACCGGCCTCGTCGTCGCCCTCCTGTGCCGCGGACACGTTCTCCTCGAAGGAGTCCCCGGGGTGGCCAAAACGTTGCTCGTCCGCGCGCTCGCGTCCGCACTGGAACTCGACACCAAGCGTGTCCAGTTCACCCCCGACCTCATGCCGAGCGACATCACCGGCTCGCTCGTCTACGACGCCCGCACGGCCGAGTTCTCCTTCCAGCCCGGCCCGGTCTTCACCAACCTCCTGCTCGCCGACGAGATCAACCGCACGCCGCCCAAGACCCAGGCGTCGCTGCTGGAGGCGATGGAGGAGCGCCAGGTCACCGTCGACGGCACGCCCCGGCCGCTCCCCGAGCCCTTCCTGGTCGCCGCGACCCAGAACCCGGTCGAGTACGAGGGAACGTATCCGCTCCCCGAGGCCCAACTGGACCGCTTCCTACTCAAACTGACGATCCCTCTGCCCTCCCGCCAGGACGAGATCGACGTACTCACGCGCCATGCCGACGGCTTCAACCCGCGCGACCTGCGCGCGGCCGGCCTGCGACCCGTGGCCGGCCCCGCCGATCTCGAAGCCGCCCGCACCGCGGTCGCCAAGACAGCGGTCTCCCCAGAGATCACCGGGTACGTCGTCGACCTCTGCCGCGCCACCCGCGAATCGCCTTCGCTCACCCTCGGCGTCTCCCCCCGCGGCGCGACCGCCCTGCTCGCCACGGCCCGTGCCTGGGCCTGGCTGACCGGCCGCGACTACGTCATCCCCGACGACGTCAAAGCCCTGGCCCTGCCCACGCTCCGCCACCGCGTCCAACTCCGCCCCGAGGCCGAGATGGAGGGCGTCACGGCCGACTCGGTCATCAACGCGATCCTCGCCCACGTCCCCGTCCCCCGCTGA
- the ahcY gene encoding adenosylhomocysteinase: MTTVDNRQDFKVADLSLAAFGRKEITLAEHEMPGLMSIRREYAEAQPLAGARVTGSLHMTVQTAVLIETLVALGAEVRWASCNIFSTQDHAAAAIAVGPNGTPENPQGVPVFAWKGETLEEYWWCTEQALTWPNTPTGGPNMILDDGGDATMLVHNGVEYEKDGKVPSVDTAESDEHRVVLELLHRTITDGSQKWTQLASEIRGVTEETTTGVHRLYEMYREGTLLFPAINVNDAVTKSKFDNKYGCRHSLIDGINRATDTLIGGKTVVVCGYGDVGKGCAESLRGQGARVIITEIDPICALQAAMDGYQVTTLDEVVDKADIFVTTTGNKDIIMAADMAKMKHQAIVGNIGHFDNEIDMAGLAKIPGIVKDEVKPQVHTWKFPDGKVIIVLSEGRLLNLGNATGHPSFVMSNSFADQTLAQIELFTKPEEYPTDVYVLPKHLDEKVARLHLDALGVKLTTLRPEQASYIGVEVDGPYKSDHYRY, from the coding sequence ATGACGACTGTCGACAACCGACAGGACTTCAAGGTCGCCGACCTCTCCCTGGCCGCCTTCGGCCGCAAGGAGATCACCCTCGCCGAGCACGAGATGCCCGGCCTGATGTCGATCCGCCGGGAGTACGCCGAGGCGCAGCCCCTCGCGGGCGCCCGCGTCACCGGCTCCCTGCACATGACGGTGCAGACCGCCGTCCTCATCGAGACCCTGGTCGCCCTGGGCGCCGAGGTCCGCTGGGCCTCCTGCAACATCTTCTCCACCCAGGACCACGCCGCCGCCGCCATCGCGGTCGGCCCGAACGGCACGCCCGAGAACCCGCAGGGCGTCCCGGTCTTCGCCTGGAAGGGCGAGACCCTGGAGGAGTACTGGTGGTGCACGGAGCAGGCGCTGACCTGGCCGAACACCCCCACCGGCGGCCCGAACATGATCCTGGACGACGGTGGTGACGCCACCATGCTCGTCCACAACGGCGTCGAGTACGAGAAGGACGGCAAGGTCCCCTCGGTCGACACCGCCGAGTCCGACGAGCACCGCGTCGTCCTCGAACTCCTGCACCGCACCATCACGGACGGCTCGCAGAAGTGGACCCAGCTCGCTTCGGAGATCCGCGGCGTGACCGAGGAGACCACGACCGGCGTCCACCGCCTGTACGAGATGTACCGCGAAGGCACCCTGCTGTTCCCGGCGATCAACGTGAACGACGCCGTCACCAAGTCGAAGTTCGACAACAAGTACGGCTGCCGCCACTCCCTGATCGACGGCATCAACCGCGCCACCGACACCCTCATCGGCGGCAAGACCGTCGTCGTCTGCGGCTACGGCGACGTGGGCAAGGGCTGCGCGGAGTCCCTGCGCGGCCAGGGCGCCCGCGTGATCATCACCGAGATCGACCCGATCTGCGCCCTGCAGGCGGCGATGGACGGCTACCAGGTCACGACCCTCGACGAGGTCGTCGACAAGGCCGACATCTTCGTCACCACGACGGGCAACAAGGACATCATCATGGCCGCGGACATGGCCAAGATGAAGCACCAGGCGATCGTCGGCAACATCGGTCACTTCGACAACGAGATCGACATGGCCGGCCTCGCCAAGATCCCCGGCATCGTCAAGGACGAGGTCAAGCCCCAGGTCCACACCTGGAAGTTCCCCGACGGCAAGGTCATCATCGTGCTGTCCGAGGGCCGCCTGCTGAACCTGGGCAACGCGACCGGCCACCCGTCGTTCGTGATGTCCAACTCGTTCGCGGACCAGACCCTGGCCCAGATCGAGCTGTTCACGAAGCCCGAGGAGTACCCGACCGACGTCTACGTGCTTCCCAAGCACCTCGACGAGAAGGTCGCCCGTCTCCACCTCGACGCGCTCGGCGTGAAGCTGACGACGCTCCGCCCCGAGCAGGCCTCGTACATCGGTGTCGAGGTCGACGGCCCGTACAAGTCGGACCACTACCGCTACTGA
- a CDS encoding DUF58 domain-containing protein produces MALTGRAALLAALGALPVGIWGPSWTGILAVNAPLALACACDAVLAAPVRRLGLTRAGDTSVRLGESADVTLTVTNPSGRLLRAHLRDAWPPSSWEPGTEVDASRHRLSVPAGERRRLTTRLRPTRRGDRRADRVTIRSFGPLGLFSRQGSHEVPWTVRVLPPFTSRKHLPSKLARLRELDGRTSVLTRGEGTEFDSLREYVPGDDTRSIDWRATARRSTVAVRTWRPERDRHILLVLDTGRTSAGRVGDTPRLDASLDAALLLAALASRAGDRVDLLAYDRRVRALVQGRAAGDVLPSLVNAMADLEPELVETDARGLAATALRTAPRRSLIVLLTSLDAAPVDEGLLPVLSGLTQRHTVLLASVADPHIARMAKARGDIDSVYEAAAAAQAEAGRHRTAEQLRRRGVTVVDATPDDLAPALADAYLALKAAGRL; encoded by the coding sequence ATGGCACTCACCGGACGCGCCGCTCTCCTCGCGGCCCTCGGCGCGCTCCCCGTCGGCATCTGGGGCCCGAGCTGGACCGGCATCCTCGCCGTGAACGCCCCCCTGGCCCTGGCCTGTGCCTGCGACGCCGTCCTCGCGGCCCCCGTGCGACGCCTCGGCCTGACCCGTGCCGGCGACACCTCGGTACGCCTCGGCGAGTCCGCCGACGTCACCCTCACCGTCACCAACCCCTCCGGCCGCCTCCTGCGCGCACACCTCCGCGACGCCTGGCCGCCCAGCAGTTGGGAACCCGGCACCGAGGTCGACGCCTCCCGTCACCGCTTGAGCGTCCCCGCCGGGGAACGCCGCCGTCTGACGACGCGTCTGCGCCCCACGCGCCGCGGCGACCGCCGGGCCGACCGCGTCACCATCCGCTCGTTCGGCCCCCTCGGCCTGTTCTCCCGTCAGGGCAGCCACGAAGTCCCCTGGACCGTACGCGTCCTGCCCCCCTTCACCAGCAGGAAGCATCTGCCTTCCAAACTGGCCCGGCTCCGCGAACTCGACGGCCGCACCAGCGTGCTGACACGCGGTGAGGGCACGGAGTTCGACAGCCTGCGCGAGTACGTCCCCGGCGACGACACCCGTTCCATCGACTGGCGCGCGACAGCCCGCAGGTCGACGGTCGCCGTACGCACCTGGCGTCCCGAGCGCGACCGTCACATCCTTCTGGTCCTCGACACGGGCCGCACCTCCGCGGGCCGTGTCGGAGACACCCCCCGCCTCGACGCCTCCCTGGACGCGGCTCTGCTCCTCGCTGCCCTGGCCTCCCGCGCGGGCGACCGCGTGGACCTCCTGGCCTACGACCGCCGGGTGCGGGCCCTCGTCCAGGGCCGCGCGGCAGGCGATGTCCTTCCGTCCCTGGTCAACGCGATGGCCGACCTGGAGCCCGAGCTCGTCGAGACGGACGCCCGCGGTCTGGCCGCCACGGCCCTGCGTACGGCCCCGCGGCGATCCTTGATCGTGCTCCTGACCAGCCTCGACGCGGCCCCCGTGGACGAGGGTCTGCTCCCCGTACTCTCCGGCCTCACTCAGCGCCATACGGTCCTGCTGGCATCGGTCGCGGACCCGCACATCGCCCGGATGGCGAAGGCCCGCGGAGACATCGACTCGGTTTACGAGGCAGCGGCCGCGGCTCAGGCCGAGGCTGGGCGTCACCGCACGGCAGAGCAGTTGCGCCGGCGCGGAGTCACCGTCGTCGACGCGACCCCGGACGACCTGGCGCCGGCTCTCGCGGACGCCTATCTGGCCTTGAAGGCCGCAGGCCGCTTGTAG
- a CDS encoding cation diffusion facilitator family transporter, translating to MSASGGTKAIVAALGANLAIAVSKFVAFAFSGSSSMLAEGVHSLADSGNQALLLIGGKKAQREATPQHPFGYGRERYIYAFLVSIVLFSVGGMFAVYEGYEKIKHPHQIEHWYWPVGVLIFAIIAEGFSFRTAIKESNELRGSHSWSQFIRRAKAPELPVVLLEDFGALIGLVLALCGVGLALLTDNGVWDGIGTVCIGVLLILIALVLAAETKSLLLGESAGPEDTEKIEAAMVDGDTVTGIIHMRTLHLGPEELLVAAKIAVQHDDTAAQVATAIDAAESRIRAAVPIARVIYLEPDIYSEAEAAKGPDPRATPGGPTQSPADH from the coding sequence ATGAGCGCTTCAGGCGGCACCAAAGCGATCGTGGCGGCACTCGGCGCCAACCTCGCGATCGCGGTATCGAAGTTCGTGGCGTTCGCGTTCAGCGGCTCCTCCTCGATGCTCGCCGAGGGCGTTCACTCGCTCGCCGACTCCGGCAACCAGGCACTGCTCCTGATCGGCGGCAAGAAGGCCCAGCGCGAGGCGACCCCGCAACACCCGTTCGGCTACGGCCGCGAGCGCTACATCTACGCCTTCCTCGTCTCGATCGTCCTGTTCTCGGTCGGCGGCATGTTCGCCGTCTACGAGGGCTACGAGAAGATCAAGCACCCGCACCAGATCGAGCACTGGTACTGGCCGGTGGGCGTCCTCATCTTCGCGATCATCGCCGAGGGCTTCTCCTTCCGTACGGCCATCAAGGAGTCCAACGAGCTGCGCGGCTCGCACTCCTGGTCCCAGTTCATCCGCCGCGCCAAGGCCCCCGAACTGCCGGTCGTCCTCCTGGAGGACTTCGGCGCGCTCATCGGTCTGGTCCTCGCGCTCTGCGGCGTCGGCCTCGCCCTGCTCACCGACAACGGCGTCTGGGACGGCATCGGCACGGTCTGCATCGGTGTCCTGCTCATCCTGATCGCGCTGGTGCTCGCCGCCGAGACCAAGTCGCTCCTGCTCGGCGAGTCCGCCGGGCCCGAGGACACCGAGAAGATCGAGGCGGCGATGGTCGACGGCGACACCGTCACCGGCATCATCCACATGCGCACGCTCCACCTGGGCCCCGAGGAACTGCTGGTCGCCGCGAAGATCGCCGTCCAGCACGACGACACGGCCGCCCAGGTCGCCACCGCGATCGACGCCGCCGAGTCCCGCATCCGCGCCGCCGTCCCGATCGCCCGGGTGATCTACCTGGAGCCGGACATCTACAGCGAGGCCGAGGCGGCCAAGGGCCCGGATCCCAGGGCGACCCCCGGCGGACCGACGCAGTCACCGGCCGACCACTGA
- the manA gene encoding mannose-6-phosphate isomerase, class I: protein MDRLDNTVRPYAWGSTTAIPGLLGVEPTGEPQAEMWMGAHPGAPSRTGRGPLDEVVAEDPEKELGRASVAKFGPRLPFLLKLLAAGAPLSVQVHPDLEQAREGYEDEERRGVPIDAPHRNYKDANHKPELICALTEFDGLCGFRAPEETAALLAALDVDSLKPYVDLLRAHPEEAALREVLTAVLSADPDDMARTVTETTAACDRLGGAYAPYADLAHHYPGDPGVIAAMLLNHVRLQPGEALFLGAGIPHAYLNGLGVEIMANSDNVLRCGLTPKHVDVPELLRVVRFEAADPGVLRPEASPDGEEVYATPIDEFRLSRYVVAEGAAPRDLTRETPQILLCTSGSLRADGIDLTPGASVFVPAGEKAEVSGYGTIFRATVVA, encoded by the coding sequence ATGGACCGCCTCGACAACACCGTCCGCCCCTACGCCTGGGGTTCGACCACCGCCATCCCGGGGCTGCTCGGCGTGGAACCGACCGGCGAACCGCAGGCGGAGATGTGGATGGGCGCCCACCCGGGCGCTCCCTCGCGCACCGGGCGCGGTCCGCTCGACGAGGTCGTCGCCGAGGACCCGGAGAAGGAACTCGGCCGCGCCTCCGTCGCCAAGTTCGGCCCCCGCCTGCCGTTCCTCCTGAAACTCCTCGCCGCCGGAGCTCCCCTCTCCGTCCAGGTGCACCCCGACCTCGAACAGGCCCGGGAGGGTTACGAGGACGAGGAGCGCCGGGGTGTCCCGATCGACGCCCCGCACCGCAACTACAAGGACGCCAACCACAAGCCCGAACTGATCTGCGCCCTCACCGAGTTCGACGGCCTGTGCGGCTTCCGCGCCCCCGAGGAGACCGCCGCACTCCTCGCCGCCCTCGACGTCGACTCCCTCAAGCCGTACGTCGACCTGCTGCGCGCCCACCCCGAGGAGGCGGCGCTGCGCGAGGTCCTCACGGCGGTGCTGAGCGCCGACCCCGACGACATGGCCCGTACGGTCACCGAGACCACCGCGGCCTGCGACCGGCTCGGCGGCGCCTACGCCCCGTACGCCGACCTCGCCCACCACTACCCGGGCGACCCCGGCGTCATCGCCGCGATGCTCCTGAACCATGTCCGACTCCAGCCCGGCGAGGCCCTGTTCCTCGGCGCGGGCATCCCGCACGCGTACCTGAACGGCCTCGGCGTCGAGATCATGGCCAACAGCGACAACGTCCTGCGCTGCGGCCTGACGCCCAAGCACGTCGACGTCCCCGAACTCCTGCGCGTGGTCCGCTTCGAGGCGGCCGACCCCGGCGTCCTGCGCCCGGAGGCGTCCCCCGACGGCGAAGAGGTCTACGCGACCCCCATCGACGAGTTCCGCCTCTCCCGGTACGTCGTCGCCGAGGGCGCCGCCCCGCGCGACCTCACCCGCGAGACCCCGCAGATCCTGCTCTGCACCTCGGGATCCCTGCGCGCCGACGGCATCGACCTGACCCCCGGAGCATCGGTCTTCGTACCGGCCGGCGAAAAGGCCGAAGTGTCCGGTTACGGCACGATCTTCCGTGCGACAGTGGTGGCCTGA
- a CDS encoding stage II sporulation protein M: MDLDVFVSAHRAEWDRLDALLRRRRRLTGAEADELVTLYQRTATHLSLIQSSAPDPQLTGRLSQLVARARSAVTGTRRASWRDVTRFLTHGFPAAVYRSRHWWVPTALLSTAIAALLGWWIGTHPEVQASIAAPSELRTLTRPGGEYETYYSSHPAAAFAAQVWTNNAEAAAMCLVLGVFLGIPVLWVLFENMLNLGAGIGLMSSAGRLDTFLGLVLPHGLLELTAVFVAAGTGLRLGWTVIDPGPRSRRAALAEEGRAALGMAIGLALILFVSGAIEGFVTPSGLPTWARIGIGIAAELAFLVYVYVLGGRAARSGETGDVSASERSATLPTAA; this comes from the coding sequence ATGGACCTCGATGTCTTCGTCTCCGCCCACCGAGCCGAATGGGACAGACTCGACGCCCTGCTGAGGCGCCGACGCCGGCTCACCGGAGCCGAGGCCGACGAACTCGTCACCCTCTACCAGCGAACCGCCACCCATCTCTCGCTGATCCAGTCCAGTGCGCCGGATCCCCAGCTCACCGGGCGCCTCAGTCAACTCGTGGCACGCGCGCGCAGTGCCGTGACCGGCACCCGCCGGGCCTCCTGGCGCGATGTCACCCGCTTCCTCACGCACGGTTTCCCGGCAGCGGTCTACCGCTCCCGCCACTGGTGGGTGCCCACGGCGCTCCTCTCCACCGCGATAGCCGCCCTCCTCGGGTGGTGGATCGGCACCCATCCAGAGGTGCAGGCCTCCATCGCGGCTCCCAGCGAACTGCGGACCCTCACCCGTCCCGGTGGCGAGTACGAGACCTACTACTCCAGCCATCCCGCGGCCGCCTTCGCCGCCCAGGTGTGGACGAACAACGCCGAAGCCGCGGCGATGTGCCTGGTCCTGGGTGTCTTCCTGGGCATTCCGGTCCTGTGGGTCCTCTTCGAGAACATGCTCAACCTGGGTGCCGGCATCGGCCTGATGTCATCGGCCGGCCGCCTCGACACCTTCCTGGGACTCGTCCTCCCGCACGGCCTGCTGGAACTGACCGCTGTCTTCGTCGCCGCGGGCACGGGACTGCGACTGGGCTGGACCGTGATCGATCCGGGCCCGCGATCCCGTCGCGCAGCCCTCGCCGAAGAGGGCCGCGCCGCGCTGGGCATGGCCATAGGCCTGGCGCTCATCCTCTTCGTCTCGGGGGCCATCGAAGGCTTCGTCACCCCGTCGGGTCTTCCCACCTGGGCCCGAATCGGCATAGGAATCGCGGCTGAACTGGCCTTTCTCGTGTACGTCTATGTCCTCGGCGGTCGCGCGGCACGCTCCGGCGAGACCGGCGACGTCTCAGCATCCGAGCGAAGCGCCACTCTTCCGACGGCCGCCTGA
- a CDS encoding DUF4129 domain-containing protein, protein MNGAGGVLTALLTGPRTGATAVLALSRGDGPPVTTPRGPAREAARRELSKRMYHENDPGLLQRALNAFWDWVHRLFGAASTATPGGTLGLVVIVLAVVAVLAALWWRLGTPHRTPAPSAPVFDNRPRTAAEHRAAAEGHAAQGHWNQAVQERMRAIVRSLEERALLEPRPGRTADEAAAEASRTLPAHTDRLRAAARDFDDITYGGRAGDPRGYQRLTELDRDVERTRPVLTDSTHSTDRSTTSDSRQGAAS, encoded by the coding sequence GTGAACGGGGCGGGGGGAGTTCTCACAGCGTTGCTCACGGGTCCGCGCACCGGCGCGACAGCCGTCCTCGCGCTGTCGCGCGGCGACGGACCTCCGGTGACGACGCCGCGCGGCCCGGCGCGGGAGGCGGCCCGACGCGAACTGTCCAAGCGGATGTACCACGAGAACGACCCCGGCCTCCTCCAGCGTGCCCTCAACGCCTTCTGGGACTGGGTCCACCGGCTCTTCGGCGCAGCCTCCACCGCGACACCCGGCGGGACGCTCGGGCTCGTCGTCATCGTCCTCGCGGTCGTCGCGGTCCTGGCCGCCCTGTGGTGGCGCCTGGGCACTCCCCACCGCACCCCCGCCCCGTCGGCCCCCGTCTTCGACAACCGGCCCAGGACCGCCGCCGAACACCGGGCCGCCGCCGAGGGCCATGCCGCCCAGGGCCATTGGAACCAGGCGGTCCAGGAGCGGATGCGCGCCATCGTGCGCTCGCTGGAAGAACGCGCCCTGCTCGAACCGCGCCCCGGCCGCACGGCCGACGAGGCGGCAGCGGAGGCGAGCCGCACCCTGCCCGCCCACACGGACCGACTGCGCGCCGCGGCACGGGACTTCGACGACATCACGTACGGCGGCCGGGCCGGCGACCCGCGCGGATACCAGCGACTCACCGAGCTCGACCGCGACGTGGAGCGCACCAGGCCCGTGCTCACGGACAGCACCCACAGCACGGACCGGAGCACGACCAGCGACAGCCGCCAGGGGGCCGCCTCATGA
- a CDS encoding RDD family protein — protein MSELVTGEAVALELRPAKLPSRALAVLLDLVVTLAVYIIVTIGLVASTAALDDAAQTALSIASFLLVLVGGPIAVETLSHGRSLGKLAFGLRVVRDDGGPIRFRHALVRGAVGVVEILMTFGIVACVASLVSERGRRLGDVFAGTLVVRERIPVGRMPYVPAPPPWLAGRFAELDLSAVPDGLWLAVRQYLTRMQQLDPQVGGAMAERLAADLAARTGAPAPQGVPAGAYLAAVVQERQTREARRAFGGAPGVFPAAPGFGGGPYPPSPAGYPVAVQGPASPRPAPPQVDPVGPAEQAGLRERPSTGFAPPA, from the coding sequence GTGAGTGAGCTAGTGACGGGCGAGGCGGTGGCGCTGGAGCTGCGCCCCGCGAAACTGCCGAGCCGGGCTCTTGCCGTGCTCCTCGACCTGGTCGTGACGCTGGCGGTCTACATCATCGTGACCATCGGTCTGGTCGCCTCGACTGCCGCCTTGGACGACGCGGCGCAGACAGCTCTCTCGATCGCGAGTTTCCTTCTTGTACTGGTCGGCGGCCCCATCGCGGTGGAGACGCTCAGTCACGGCCGGTCTTTGGGGAAGCTGGCGTTCGGGCTGCGGGTGGTCCGGGACGACGGCGGACCGATCCGGTTCCGGCACGCGCTGGTGCGCGGGGCCGTGGGCGTGGTCGAGATTCTGATGACGTTCGGCATCGTCGCGTGTGTCGCCTCGCTGGTGTCGGAGCGCGGGCGGCGGCTCGGCGACGTGTTCGCGGGGACGCTTGTCGTGCGGGAGCGGATTCCGGTGGGGCGTATGCCGTACGTTCCCGCGCCGCCGCCCTGGCTGGCGGGGCGCTTCGCCGAACTCGACCTGTCCGCCGTACCGGACGGGCTGTGGCTGGCCGTCCGCCAGTACCTGACGCGGATGCAGCAGCTGGATCCGCAGGTCGGTGGGGCGATGGCGGAACGGCTCGCCGCGGATCTCGCCGCCCGTACCGGGGCTCCGGCGCCTCAGGGGGTGCCGGCGGGCGCGTATCTGGCGGCGGTGGTGCAGGAGCGGCAGACTCGGGAGGCTCGTCGGGCGTTCGGTGGAGCTCCGGGCGTTTTCCCCGCGGCACCCGGGTTCGGCGGCGGCCCCTACCCGCCGAGCCCCGCCGGGTATCCGGTCGCGGTTCAGGGGCCCGCGTCCCCTCGGCCTGCGCCGCCCCAGGTCGATCCCGTCGGTCCGGCGGAGCAGGCCGGCCTGAGGGAGCGCCCCTCCACCGGTTTCGCGCCGCCCGCGTAA